A genomic segment from Candidatus Poribacteria bacterium encodes:
- a CDS encoding HEAT repeat domain-containing protein has product MSQQQVFEGCPACGNANLRQLEGNSWFCLDCDWDNLAVIPKDNDELIVSLRHGDLHSRRIAAQALINIGDADRHLATMMDTNALLEALDDEDADVRYFVAVALGKLEASLSLDKLKQLARNDASALVREGAKTAVEQIESRDVS; this is encoded by the coding sequence ATGAGTCAGCAACAGGTATTTGAGGGATGCCCCGCCTGTGGAAATGCGAACCTCCGACAGTTGGAGGGTAATTCTTGGTTTTGCTTGGATTGTGACTGGGATAACCTTGCAGTTATTCCGAAAGACAATGACGAATTGATCGTCTCTCTCCGTCATGGAGACCTTCATTCTCGGCGAATCGCGGCGCAAGCGTTGATTAATATTGGTGATGCCGACCGGCACCTCGCCACTATGATGGACACAAATGCCTTGCTCGAAGCGTTGGACGACGAGGATGCGGATGTCCGCTACTTCGTTGCCGTTGCTCTCGGTAAATTGGAGGCGAGTCTTAGCCTTGACAAACTCAAGCAGCTTGCCCGAAACGATGCTTCCGCACTCGTACGGGAAGGGGCGAAAACGGCAGTTGAGCAGATAGAATCGCGCGACGTGTCTTAG
- a CDS encoding L,D-transpeptidase family protein, which translates to MKLHLIISLSFMMTFACQLTEPQSFKDKQQRYPRVRTAFEEKDNQFRSLFANQGIPYPPQKLFIRVFKEEKVLEVWAFSTSEAVFKPVKSYRICRTSGNLGPKRREGDLQIPEGFYYIDRFNPESNFYLSLGINYPNQADKILGRKGELGGDIFIHGGCVTVGCVPITDEYIKEVYWLAVQTKSNGHAKIPVHIFPTKLDDRAMSRLQNTFPNDETLINFWKNLRIGYNWFEQYQKLPTISINRDGTYQFSDSLGE; encoded by the coding sequence ATGAAACTACACCTCATCATCTCCCTCAGTTTTATGATGACCTTTGCTTGCCAACTAACAGAGCCACAAAGCTTCAAAGACAAACAGCAAAGATACCCTCGCGTCCGGACAGCGTTTGAAGAAAAAGACAACCAGTTTCGCAGTCTGTTTGCAAACCAGGGTATCCCCTATCCGCCACAGAAGCTCTTTATCCGAGTCTTCAAAGAGGAAAAGGTCTTGGAGGTCTGGGCGTTTTCAACATCCGAGGCGGTTTTCAAACCTGTGAAGTCCTACCGTATCTGCCGCACATCAGGAAATTTGGGGCCCAAAAGACGCGAGGGCGACTTGCAAATTCCGGAAGGCTTTTATTATATTGATAGGTTTAACCCCGAAAGCAACTTTTACCTATCACTTGGGATTAATTATCCAAACCAAGCGGATAAGATTTTGGGTAGAAAAGGCGAACTCGGGGGTGATATATTTATACACGGCGGATGTGTCACGGTCGGCTGTGTTCCAATCACTGATGAATATATTAAGGAGGTCTATTGGTTAGCAGTTCAAACGAAATCAAATGGACACGCAAAAATCCCGGTGCATATTTTTCCAACAAAATTAGATGATCGTGCAATGTCCCGCTTACAAAACACTTTTCCAAATGATGAGACTCTGATAAACTTTTGGAAAAATCTGAGAATCGGATATAATTGGTTTGAACAGTACCAGAAATTGCCGACGATCTCAATAAATCGGGATGGCACATATCAGTTCTCGGATTCTTTAGGGGAATAG
- a CDS encoding M67 family metallopeptidase, producing MLTLQPETLSQICDHAKSEFPNECCGIILGSEAQEFVRKCRNIQNELHQEDPDKYPRDARTAYVIHPDDLIAVHKEADTQQRQIKAFYHSHPNHEAYFSEKDKADATVWDEPAYPGTTYLVISVYDTEIRAVKAFAWDETAKDFVEVEGAFKET from the coding sequence ATGTTAACTCTGCAACCCGAAACTCTCAGCCAGATATGTGACCATGCGAAATCGGAGTTTCCCAATGAGTGCTGTGGCATCATCTTAGGAAGCGAAGCACAAGAATTTGTCCGGAAATGTCGGAATATACAGAACGAACTTCACCAAGAAGATCCAGACAAATATCCGAGAGATGCCCGCACAGCTTATGTCATACATCCCGACGATCTCATCGCTGTTCACAAAGAGGCTGATACCCAACAACGGCAGATTAAAGCCTTCTACCATTCACACCCGAACCACGAAGCATACTTCTCCGAAAAAGACAAAGCAGATGCGACGGTATGGGACGAACCTGCTTATCCGGGTACCACATATCTGGTTATCTCAGTTTACGACACTGAGATACGCGCGGTAAAGGCTTTTGCATGGGATGAAACGGCGAAAGATTTTGTTGAAGTCGAGGGAGCGTTTAAAGAAACTTAA
- a CDS encoding tetratricopeptide repeat protein: MNILEMTDSEIYELGMKALINKLGTAKTQWFIRQCQPGTGDYSVDRHQLLANLPDIDTIAKHIHERESTREAEERARAHRFAASQSEIQKMTDLEIYEIGARVLTKTLGVAGSMNFLRQCQELNGGYPLDRIENREEAEENIKLYTASLRLNPKIVEDYIRRGNAYSYIGEHAKAIADYNTAIELKPEYPKVYYRRGVAYAKNAEYAKAIADYNQVIQRDPEHAEAYRSRGEAWRHLKETEKADADLTVAKTLETDTIPSVPL; encoded by the coding sequence ATGAACATATTGGAAATGACCGATAGTGAAATTTATGAACTTGGGATGAAAGCCCTGATAAATAAACTTGGTACTGCCAAAACGCAGTGGTTTATCCGGCAATGCCAACCGGGTACAGGTGATTACTCTGTTGATCGTCACCAATTGTTAGCGAATCTTCCAGATATTGACACCATCGCCAAACACATCCACGAACGTGAGTCCACCAGGGAAGCTGAAGAACGCGCCCGCGCCCATCGATTCGCAGCGAGCCAGAGCGAAATCCAGAAAATGACAGACCTCGAAATCTATGAAATTGGGGCGCGCGTCCTTACCAAAACACTTGGAGTTGCTGGGTCGATGAACTTTCTACGGCAATGTCAAGAACTGAACGGCGGTTATCCGCTTGACCGGATCGAGAACCGAGAAGAAGCGGAAGAAAACATTAAGCTTTATACAGCAAGCTTGAGACTCAATCCGAAAATAGTTGAGGACTACATCAGGCGTGGTAACGCCTATAGTTACATCGGTGAGCATGCCAAAGCCATTGCTGACTATAACACGGCGATAGAACTCAAGCCAGAGTACCCTAAAGTTTATTACAGACGAGGTGTAGCTTACGCTAAAAATGCTGAGTATGCCAAAGCCATCGCTGACTATAACCAGGTCATCCAACGCGATCCTGAGCATGCTGAAGCCTATCGCAGCCGCGGCGAAGCCTGGCGACACCTTAAAGAGACGGAAAAAGCCGATGCTGACTTGACGGTCGCTAAAACACTTGAGACGGATACCATTCCATCTGTCCCGCTATAG
- a CDS encoding Gfo/Idh/MocA family oxidoreductase, translating to MVRIGVVGVGGMGNGHCNALPNVENCEFVGVADLRLDAAQAVAEQHKIRAFQDYQELFAVVDAVVVATPPVAHTQVVVDAAAAGVHAFCEKPLSLTLAEADTMIEASDKAGTHLMVGQVLRFYPVHELGRQMVDNGDIGDITYIETDYSGPYNAPRGRPDSWYGTVGGLLENGIHKSDLINWFGGTALTVAAEVGSFSGHDDWEDYTISLIRYDSGAVGILRWGGFLGARGTNDTIIDGTEGSLRLNMSADLVYLKKRGGDWEEIVPDREGPHGVVGELTHFVDCVREDRTPMIDGRGGKHAVEVVLATYQSAKEKTKVALPMEE from the coding sequence ATGGTTCGTATAGGTGTAGTTGGAGTCGGTGGCATGGGAAATGGCCATTGCAACGCGCTCCCTAACGTTGAAAATTGTGAGTTTGTAGGTGTGGCTGACCTTCGTTTGGACGCAGCGCAAGCCGTTGCTGAACAGCATAAGATCCGCGCCTTCCAAGATTATCAGGAATTGTTTGCTGTTGTGGACGCTGTCGTCGTGGCGACACCGCCTGTGGCACATACACAAGTCGTCGTTGATGCCGCAGCGGCGGGTGTGCATGCGTTCTGTGAAAAACCGCTCTCCTTGACGCTTGCCGAAGCAGATACGATGATTGAGGCATCGGATAAGGCGGGAACGCATCTGATGGTAGGACAGGTATTACGCTTCTATCCTGTCCATGAACTCGGTAGACAGATGGTGGATAATGGTGACATCGGGGACATCACCTACATCGAAACCGACTACTCGGGTCCCTATAACGCCCCGCGCGGCCGTCCCGATAGTTGGTACGGCACCGTCGGTGGACTCTTGGAAAACGGTATCCACAAATCCGATCTGATTAACTGGTTCGGTGGCACGGCTCTGACTGTCGCCGCCGAGGTCGGCAGCTTTTCCGGGCATGACGATTGGGAGGATTATACTATATCTCTCATCCGTTACGATTCGGGCGCGGTCGGTATTTTGCGGTGGGGTGGTTTCCTCGGGGCACGCGGCACCAACGATACGATTATTGACGGAACCGAGGGGTCACTCCGTTTAAATATGTCAGCCGATCTCGTCTATCTCAAAAAACGCGGTGGCGACTGGGAGGAAATTGTTCCAGATCGCGAGGGACCGCACGGTGTCGTCGGTGAGCTAACCCATTTTGTTGATTGTGTCCGAGAAGATAGAACCCCTATGATCGATGGTAGGGGTGGAAAACACGCCGTAGAGGTCGTTTTAGCAACCTATCAATCTGCGAAAGAGAAAACTAAAGTCGCGCTGCCGATGGAGGAATAG
- a CDS encoding phytanoyl-CoA dioxygenase family protein has translation MLTTEQIAFFQEHGYLILKNLIDPEIVDEWRAQVWEHFGSSFETPETWPNDYEIQGFTFSPLFGHLPVMQEVTEQLGGGQFFTGGGGSPIIKWPKPGEAWSMPKDGHIDAYGAVAGWSPFMVGATTYLYDAEPKGGAFIFWPRSHYSTHKYFLQYPEQIDGSFYDIEGWNWDVLSDLSPEGPREFIGAAGDVVLWHAFLCHTGSENIRSVPRFGLFARYAHKQQEEFKYEIPEDLWKYWAI, from the coding sequence ATGCTCACAACGGAACAGATAGCATTTTTTCAGGAACACGGATACCTTATTCTTAAGAATTTAATCGATCCTGAAATAGTTGATGAATGGCGCGCCCAAGTCTGGGAACATTTTGGTTCCAGCTTTGAAACGCCAGAGACGTGGCCCAACGACTATGAAATTCAAGGCTTCACCTTCTCACCATTATTTGGGCATCTACCTGTGATGCAAGAGGTTACTGAGCAGCTTGGTGGCGGACAATTTTTTACAGGCGGTGGCGGCTCACCAATTATCAAATGGCCCAAGCCTGGAGAAGCGTGGTCAATGCCCAAGGATGGACACATCGACGCGTATGGTGCTGTTGCTGGTTGGAGTCCCTTTATGGTAGGGGCAACAACCTATCTCTATGATGCTGAACCCAAGGGTGGTGCTTTCATCTTTTGGCCCCGAAGCCACTATTCAACGCATAAATACTTTCTCCAATATCCAGAGCAGATTGATGGCAGTTTCTACGATATCGAAGGTTGGAACTGGGATGTGCTTTCGGATTTATCGCCAGAGGGACCTCGTGAGTTTATAGGTGCTGCGGGTGATGTTGTGTTGTGGCATGCGTTTCTTTGCCATACCGGATCAGAAAATATAAGAAGTGTTCCGCGTTTTGGTCTCTTTGCGCGCTATGCCCACAAACAACAGGAAGAGTTCAAATACGAGATTCCAGAGGATCTTTGGAAATATTGGGCAATTTAA
- a CDS encoding MoaD/ThiS family protein: MAVIVRIPTPLRRLTQNLAEVETEGANIEGIIENLEANYPGMKERLCDDGGNIRRFVNIYLNDEDIRFLDGKATAVADGAEISIIPAIAGGCNQS; this comes from the coding sequence ATGGCTGTAATAGTCCGTATTCCAACACCGCTGAGACGCTTGACGCAAAACTTGGCGGAAGTTGAAACAGAAGGTGCCAACATTGAAGGCATTATCGAAAACCTCGAAGCGAACTATCCCGGGATGAAAGAACGCCTTTGCGACGACGGCGGAAACATCCGTCGGTTTGTAAATATCTATCTCAATGACGAAGATATCCGCTTCCTTGACGGGAAAGCAACCGCTGTCGCAGATGGTGCTGAAATCTCAATTATTCCAGCGATTGCCGGTGGATGTAATCAGTCTTAA
- a CDS encoding PIN domain-containing protein, with protein sequence MQTDSQIWTIYFDTCCLSRLFDVQTHPRVRQESEAISRILDHIRAGSWYWISSHALEEEVEQNPNLGHRFQIKDRLTDVNETVSVGMPEISRGKQLEVLGFKELDALHIACAESGDANIFLTTDDRLLRTAKRNSSNLYVQVENPYVWFQRRGENEHIGNDR encoded by the coding sequence GTGCAAACTGATTCGCAAATCTGGACGATTTATTTCGATACTTGTTGCTTGAGCCGACTTTTTGATGTCCAAACGCACCCTCGGGTTCGTCAAGAATCCGAAGCTATTAGCCGAATCCTTGATCATATCCGCGCCGGTTCTTGGTACTGGATTTCCAGCCATGCTTTAGAGGAAGAAGTTGAGCAAAACCCAAACCTGGGGCACCGTTTCCAAATTAAGGATCGACTAACTGATGTGAACGAAACTGTTTCCGTTGGAATGCCGGAAATCTCAAGAGGTAAGCAGTTAGAGGTATTGGGGTTTAAAGAATTGGATGCGCTGCATATCGCTTGTGCGGAAAGCGGCGACGCGAATATTTTTCTAACAACGGATGATAGGCTCCTTAGAACGGCGAAACGCAATAGTTCAAACCTTTACGTCCAAGTTGAAAATCCTTACGTATGGTTCCAGAGGCGAGGCGAAAATGAACATATTGGAAATGACCGATAG
- a CDS encoding Gfo/Idh/MocA family oxidoreductase produces MEKVRLGYIGCGFMAQKVHIPNFTSIPDCELIGLAEVRSELGRKVQSRFGIPHLYRDHEELAQNADIEAVAVSADFALQGEIAKDLLLAGKHVFMEKPMAVSTEQAEAIVAASQKSGKKLMVGYMKRYDAGNEIVKSRVSQFRETGELGRLTYARNHGFGGDWVCNLDTHMDGTTEAKPGAPAKTPEWIPEQWRGSYLGYLQQYTHNINLMRWFLDAGDKVTVKAVDLDANGYSGVVIFDMDGVRVALETGHVSHYRWDEHSQIYFENGWVHTWAPPLLLKNTPAEVEIYRAGEEQEITRPIPRPSWTWAYHREAEYFVANLRNDEPFRSSAEDTLTDVRLFEDIYRIFVEQQK; encoded by the coding sequence ATGGAGAAAGTTCGACTCGGTTATATCGGCTGTGGATTCATGGCACAGAAGGTCCATATCCCCAATTTTACAAGCATTCCTGACTGTGAACTCATCGGACTCGCAGAAGTACGCTCTGAGCTCGGTAGGAAAGTCCAAAGTCGTTTCGGTATCCCGCACCTTTATCGGGACCATGAAGAACTTGCACAAAACGCCGATATCGAGGCGGTCGCTGTCTCCGCCGACTTCGCATTACAAGGCGAGATCGCGAAGGATCTCCTTTTAGCAGGCAAGCATGTCTTCATGGAAAAACCGATGGCGGTTTCCACTGAACAAGCCGAGGCGATTGTGGCGGCATCGCAGAAGTCTGGGAAGAAATTGATGGTCGGCTATATGAAACGCTACGATGCCGGAAACGAGATTGTCAAGTCACGGGTCTCACAGTTCCGAGAAACCGGTGAACTCGGACGCTTGACTTACGCCAGAAATCACGGCTTCGGTGGGGATTGGGTGTGCAATCTTGATACCCACATGGACGGGACAACAGAGGCAAAACCGGGTGCACCTGCTAAAACGCCAGAATGGATACCGGAGCAGTGGCGCGGTTCCTATTTGGGATACCTCCAGCAGTATACGCACAATATCAATCTGATGCGTTGGTTCCTCGATGCTGGTGATAAAGTCACTGTCAAAGCTGTTGATTTGGACGCAAACGGGTATTCCGGTGTTGTTATCTTTGATATGGACGGCGTTCGTGTAGCGCTGGAGACCGGGCATGTTTCACACTACCGCTGGGATGAGCATAGCCAAATCTATTTTGAGAATGGCTGGGTTCATACGTGGGCACCGCCGTTGCTCTTGAAAAACACGCCTGCCGAGGTTGAAATCTACCGCGCCGGGGAGGAACAGGAGATCACGCGCCCGATTCCAAGACCGAGTTGGACGTGGGCATATCACAGGGAAGCGGAATACTTTGTCGCAAACCTCCGTAACGATGAACCCTTCCGTTCTTCAGCCGAAGATACACTCACCGATGTCAGACTCTTTGAGGACATCTACCGAATCTTTGTCGAACAGCAGAAATAG
- a CDS encoding ABC transporter permease, with translation MKFSGAIAAGIRHIQENRLRAGLSILGISIGIASVLCMMAIGDGAKQIITDDIEKLGGANQVQLWTRQSVRRRGRRYPTTERYTLGDAYAIEAECPEVTGVLPRNRRYGILVTSLQGGAFRSASLEGVTSDYAQLMRYDLQEGRFLSENDINNATQVCVLGANVAVELFGNTSAIGQEVKIRNHWRQAPVRMRVVGTMAPKGRNLSVTWGSLDDLICVPITTYQQRITGIRYVERINIFFQKDAEAYDVVKSARKVIRQRHRGIDNFTSYWRPKRTVEQLEHLEKVMKIALGGVAGFSLFVSGIGIMNICLVSVGEKTQEIGLRKSVGARRIDIFWQFLTESICLCLCGGVFGIVGGWLAAHGMARVAVRIVPIVPEWPVVLSLPWMLTSVLFSIFMGVCFGVYPAMRAARLSPIDALRAEN, from the coding sequence ATGAAATTCTCTGGTGCAATTGCTGCCGGTATACGGCATATCCAGGAAAATAGGCTCCGTGCAGGGTTATCCATTCTCGGCATTTCCATTGGGATTGCTAGTGTGCTGTGCATGATGGCTATCGGCGATGGCGCGAAACAAATCATTACCGATGACATTGAAAAACTCGGGGGAGCCAACCAAGTGCAACTCTGGACACGCCAATCCGTGAGGAGACGCGGTCGGCGATATCCAACAACGGAGCGATATACTTTGGGCGACGCTTATGCAATTGAGGCAGAATGCCCGGAGGTCACAGGTGTCCTTCCCCGGAATCGAAGATATGGAATACTTGTCACCAGCCTCCAAGGTGGAGCATTCAGATCTGCCTCGCTAGAGGGTGTAACATCTGACTATGCACAACTTATGCGGTATGATTTGCAAGAAGGTAGATTTCTCTCCGAGAACGATATCAACAACGCCACGCAGGTCTGCGTCTTAGGTGCTAACGTTGCGGTAGAATTGTTCGGAAATACCTCCGCAATCGGTCAAGAGGTAAAAATTCGGAATCATTGGCGGCAAGCCCCCGTTCGGATGCGCGTTGTCGGTACCATGGCACCGAAAGGGAGAAATCTCAGTGTTACCTGGGGGAGTTTAGATGATCTGATATGCGTTCCAATAACAACGTATCAACAACGTATTACAGGCATCCGCTATGTTGAAAGGATTAATATATTTTTTCAAAAAGATGCAGAGGCTTACGATGTAGTTAAATCCGCCCGGAAGGTGATTAGGCAAAGACATAGGGGTATCGATAATTTTACGAGTTATTGGAGGCCCAAACGAACTGTCGAACAACTTGAACACCTTGAAAAGGTGATGAAAATTGCGTTAGGTGGCGTTGCAGGTTTCTCGTTGTTTGTCAGTGGTATCGGCATTATGAATATCTGTCTCGTTTCTGTCGGCGAAAAGACGCAGGAAATAGGTTTGCGGAAATCCGTTGGAGCAAGACGGATTGATATTTTCTGGCAATTTCTGACCGAATCCATCTGTCTCTGTCTCTGCGGTGGGGTATTCGGCATTGTAGGGGGCTGGTTAGCAGCGCATGGCATGGCGAGGGTTGCTGTACGCATTGTACCGATTGTGCCAGAGTGGCCCGTCGTCCTTTCTTTACCTTGGATGCTAACTTCCGTTCTTTTTTCGATTTTCATGGGCGTTTGTTTCGGAGTCTACCCTGCGATGCGAGCAGCACGACTTTCACCTATTGATGCGCTCCGCGCCGAGAATTAA
- a CDS encoding DMT family transporter produces MEGWKGGGMEKGSNFQSSNLPTFQSFNLPTFQFLKPMLFLALNIVLLSGFGLFLKHAKNNQQRLNPIGFINYLSAFFISIWVLSQEQDFEFSKLTFALGISNGVTYALGFELFTIGIQLSGIVVTAALVRLSIVLPILVAMIFWQEIPNLWQTIGLLLTFVAIPLLSQREKEPTYAFTPDKPEVPQGLGFAIAITILLVTGISRLTMKAFNEMCPIDEKSLYMSLLFGVATVIYLGICLYQRTWPNWWEVFYGVLIGVCNVGGSWALLIALDQVSALIAFPMSSSGGVLFTMFVGMVFLHERLSRTSLIGAFLAMIALIFVNLKT; encoded by the coding sequence ATGGAAGGCTGGAAGGGTGGAGGGATGGAAAAGGGTTCCAACTTCCAATCTTCCAATCTTCCGACTTTCCAATCTTTCAACCTTCCAACCTTCCAATTTTTAAAGCCTATGCTTTTTCTCGCCCTCAATATCGTCCTGCTTTCCGGCTTCGGGCTTTTCCTCAAACACGCCAAAAATAACCAACAACGCTTAAACCCTATCGGCTTTATCAACTATCTCAGCGCGTTTTTCATCAGTATCTGGGTTCTGTCACAGGAGCAAGATTTTGAATTCTCAAAGCTGACCTTCGCGTTAGGTATATCAAACGGCGTGACATACGCGCTCGGATTTGAGTTGTTCACTATCGGTATCCAGCTCAGCGGGATAGTCGTCACGGCTGCGCTCGTCAGGCTGTCAATCGTATTACCGATTCTGGTGGCGATGATATTCTGGCAAGAGATTCCAAACCTGTGGCAAACCATAGGACTTCTCTTAACCTTCGTAGCGATTCCACTCCTTAGCCAGCGGGAAAAAGAGCCGACGTATGCATTCACACCTGACAAGCCGGAAGTGCCTCAAGGGTTGGGGTTCGCTATTGCTATTACAATTCTGCTGGTTACCGGCATCTCCCGACTCACCATGAAAGCCTTCAACGAAATGTGTCCTATTGATGAAAAGTCGCTCTATATGAGTCTGCTGTTCGGTGTCGCCACGGTTATCTATTTGGGGATATGCCTCTATCAGAGAACATGGCCGAATTGGTGGGAAGTCTTCTACGGCGTACTGATAGGTGTCTGTAATGTCGGTGGGAGTTGGGCGCTCCTCATCGCGTTGGATCAGGTGAGTGCCTTGATTGCCTTCCCGATGTCAAGTTCCGGTGGCGTGTTGTTCACCATGTTCGTCGGCATGGTATTCCTCCATGAGCGACTGAGCCGAACCTCCCTTATCGGCGCATTCCTGGCAATGATCGCATTGATTTTTGTCAATCTGAAAACGTGA
- a CDS encoding radical SAM protein, producing the protein MQNTKVQAVSWNITRLCNLKCTHCYLPAGFVDTNELADGTFQVSDIQGSQEYSRDAELSQSQCFRVIDEIAEINPHILLILTGGEPLLRPDILEISKYASDTGFLVVMGTNGVLLNDSVVEKMQQHGVTGAGISLDSVQPTNHDRFRGMEGAWKATMNGVEALKRAQLDFLVQTSVTQWNYDEIPKIVEFAYQLGAKVLNLYFLVRTGRGKTVMDITPEQYEKAFETFFELQAAYAGKMLIAAKCAPHYKRVIYEQQSDSAFLQGYPSGTCPCGIYYCRITPEGELTPCPYLPVSVGNLKEESFVKLWNESETFQDLRNRDLLEGKCGVCEFKEVCGGCRARAYATTNNYLAEDASCEYQPGQHNAPPVQIEKKIAFATETDYDLQWSKAAEKRLKRVPSFARGMVIKSVEKYAREHGYREVTPELMQAVKKRFDKTGIPSFRPKR; encoded by the coding sequence ATGCAAAATACCAAAGTTCAGGCAGTTTCGTGGAATATCACCCGATTATGTAATCTGAAATGCACACACTGTTATCTCCCCGCAGGCTTTGTTGACACAAACGAATTAGCGGATGGAACCTTTCAAGTGTCCGATATTCAAGGTTCACAGGAATATTCCAGGGATGCGGAACTAAGCCAATCACAATGTTTTCGCGTCATCGATGAAATCGCCGAAATCAATCCACACATCCTCCTTATTCTCACCGGTGGGGAACCCTTATTACGCCCGGATATCTTGGAGATATCAAAGTATGCCTCCGATACCGGGTTTCTTGTTGTCATGGGCACGAACGGTGTGCTGTTGAACGATAGCGTCGTTGAGAAAATGCAACAGCACGGTGTTACCGGTGCGGGCATCAGTCTCGACTCTGTTCAACCCACAAACCATGATCGGTTTCGGGGTATGGAAGGCGCGTGGAAAGCAACGATGAACGGTGTAGAGGCACTCAAACGTGCCCAACTCGATTTCCTCGTTCAAACCTCCGTGACACAGTGGAATTACGACGAAATTCCGAAGATTGTAGAATTCGCGTATCAACTCGGTGCGAAGGTGCTAAATCTCTATTTTCTTGTCCGGACGGGAAGGGGTAAGACAGTAATGGACATTACGCCTGAGCAGTATGAAAAGGCGTTTGAAACGTTTTTCGAGTTGCAAGCAGCTTATGCTGGGAAGATGCTCATCGCAGCGAAATGCGCACCGCATTATAAACGTGTTATCTATGAACAGCAATCCGACTCTGCTTTCCTTCAGGGATATCCGAGTGGGACCTGTCCGTGTGGTATCTACTACTGCCGTATCACACCTGAAGGTGAACTGACGCCTTGTCCCTATCTACCTGTTAGCGTCGGTAACCTCAAGGAGGAGAGTTTTGTCAAACTCTGGAATGAATCGGAAACCTTTCAGGACTTACGAAATCGAGATCTGCTTGAAGGAAAGTGCGGGGTTTGTGAATTCAAAGAGGTGTGCGGCGGTTGCCGTGCGCGAGCCTATGCGACTACCAATAACTACCTCGCTGAAGATGCGTCGTGTGAGTATCAGCCCGGACAACACAACGCACCTCCTGTTCAAATAGAGAAAAAGATTGCTTTTGCAACCGAAACCGATTATGATTTGCAGTGGAGCAAGGCAGCAGAAAAGCGGTTGAAGCGCGTGCCGTCATTTGCGCGTGGCATGGTCATCAAAAGCGTTGAGAAATATGCACGTGAACACGGTTATCGTGAGGTTACGCCTGAGTTGATGCAAGCCGTCAAAAAACGATTTGACAAAACCGGCATCCCATCTTTCCGACCGAAACGCTAA
- a CDS encoding PCP reductase family protein, giving the protein MSEQNNANERLTDVEERLTRVENLLVSINEKLGQRSDVGQVDTEKAEGLKQWVTDYVSMRLQQLVPETCDHPDEGALQDGPYLDNTAVPCTEEVKHRVKRIPIPFVREMVVQRVAENARQAGVERVDIEFFEKAATF; this is encoded by the coding sequence ATGAGCGAACAAAATAACGCAAACGAACGGCTTACGGATGTAGAAGAACGCTTGACACGTGTGGAAAATCTACTCGTCAGTATCAACGAGAAGTTGGGACAACGTTCTGATGTCGGTCAAGTTGATACCGAAAAGGCAGAGGGACTTAAGCAGTGGGTAACCGATTACGTCTCAATGCGTTTACAGCAGTTAGTGCCAGAGACGTGCGATCATCCTGATGAGGGTGCCCTTCAGGACGGTCCCTATCTTGATAACACTGCGGTGCCTTGTACCGAGGAAGTCAAGCATCGGGTCAAGCGGATACCAATTCCGTTTGTTCGTGAGATGGTTGTGCAGCGCGTCGCTGAGAATGCTCGGCAAGCCGGTGTTGAACGTGTAGATATTGAGTTCTTCGAGAAAGCAGCAACTTTTTGA